The genomic stretch tacatcaaaattattaaaaaatacacacaaaaatatttaaaatattttaataattttttaagtgagacgcatttttaaaacaaactcaaataaaattttaaatgcaaaactATGCCAATCATAATAGATGTTAAGTTTGAGAAAATAGTATTTctgaaaaaagattttgaaaaatagtaattataatatttaaaaaatataatgttgaaaATTACATCATATTTAGAAGGTATTAGAtactctttttttcattaaaaaatgctttaaaataatatcttttttattttttttattaatacattaaaacaataaaataacattaaaaaaataattaataaaaaattcaatttttttttttaagaaacatctTTGAAACGCAGTTCGAAATTgccattaaaagaaaacacatttacagcaaaaaataagattttaccATGTAGTCAGTAGTGATAAAAGGATCATTAACAGCGACAAGTTCCACGTCATCTCTTCGAAGAGCAATTCTTGCAACCAAACGGCCGATCCTTCCAAATCCTAtccacattttattttattttatgtttaataaattaatgcatgttaaaaaaaaaaaaaaacatgttagaaagatgaagaaaaatacCGTTGATACCGATCTTAATCTTCTTGTCGGATGCTGTTGtgttaaagaaaacaaaaaaaaaattaaatccaaagaaaattaaaattaaaacaacatgaGAAAATCAAACGAGAAATTGCGGGGTGAAGAGGGCATTGTTCTTACCCATTGTTGTTagtagaaaaggaaaacagtTGAGAGATTTTTACAAGAAACAGAGCTTTAAAGGTGCATGAGAGAGTTGCGTTTACGTTACGTTAacggtttcttcttcttcttcttcttctgaatTTCAacttatgttttattaaaatttaattttttgaattgttttagtatattaatattaaaaataaattttaaaaaaataaaaaatttatattattttaacactttTGAAATCAATAACGAACACCTCCTCCTCTTTCTGTCGTGGGCGGCACGAAAGTAACTTCACGCGATTTGTGCTGTCTGAAGTTAGTTTTGAGTGGTTCAGGAGGGAGGTGTATTGCACATCCCTTGATGAGAGTGGGAGTTTTAGTGTTCGAGAAGGGGGACTGTTGGGAGTGATGTCTGGCGGCTCAAAGATGGCGGCCCCCGATCAAAAGAGAGTTCTGGTCGTGGACAGCTGGAGCTCTCTGCTGCTTGCTGATATCAGCTTTCATGAGCCTCAGCTTGCGTAGTGACTGGGTAAACAAGCTGGAATTTACTACTCCCTCCTGCCATGGCACGAGTTTCCATGCTTTTCTACCGTTACTCTGTAGCATGATTCGGAGGACAATCTCGgtgattccaaaaaaaatatttgttgacTATTTTTTACGTCCAGAGAAAAATTACTTTATCTATCGACACGTGTTAGATAAATCAATAAAGcgggtttgattattttttaatgatagcgtggttattttttaaataattttttaaattaaaatatatgttataaatattttttaattatttttgatattagcatattaaaataatttaaaaatactaaaaatatattaatttaaaattaataaaaaatttaaattttttaaaacacagaaattaatgataaataagtaatgaaataataaatatcgACTTCATGCAAGAATTGAATTCttattatcatttaatacataattaaatataaaaaaattaaatcctataaaaaaaatataaaatatttaacaagtAAATACAACAATCCATAATATTCTAAAATCTAaagtgtttataaatatattttttagtggttGTATTGTGTGTTAATTACAtgttttagtaaaataatatattcttcATTGTTTAGGAACTTGTAGCTTTATATAGAGAGCCTGAAATCTGCAAAGCAATCTTTTTTAGTAAGAGTTTGGAATCATCGCATGATAAAATCATTAATCTTTAAGTAAGTGGttacaataaatgaaaaaataggtATTTATTCTTGAGAACAAAAGTATTTGTTCTTAGTTTTGATACAATAAatgctataaaattaaaaatatatttttattgagaataaaaattataaactctTTACCTATGTGATTTTAGGAGTATttatacttttcaaataatgtaaaaaagatatttcttAAGGGTTTAAGAGGTCTTTCTACCCTTATAACACTTATTGTGATAAATATATGTGACATTAACATTAATATGCATTGACATATccctaatattaattttaatagagGATTAGATATTCATAACATTAATATCAATGGGGGAAAACAGACAAATATCTCTGGCATTagcattttatattaaattcataaaaataagtaaatggAGCTTTATCGTCTAACATGGAGCCTATAATGATTTCCAAGTCTTTATCCCTTCGTACTTGGCGCAAAGCTAAGCCTCTGAGCAACGAGTATGATAGCGAATCAAACCCTTACTCATTTAAGCTTAGCACATGGTTGAGTTCAAGAACAGATCTATGTCCAATTGGCTTGCTACGTAGCCAGACCTCAAGTTGGCAAATCAAGAAGATTATTGGAACCTTACTTGATTAGGTTTGGCGCTCAACCAAGCCTAAATGAGATGAGTTTACTAAATCGCTAGACATATGTCCAATTATACTCAGCGCGCAACCACACACAAGGATGCTAAGTGTGATAACTTACTAGCCCTACACCCACTTAAGCTTGGTATGGTGCCAATGCACAAGAATGGTTAGTATGGCAACTTGCCAGATCTTTGTCCACTTGGACTCGACAGGCACTCAGACGTAAGAGCATTACGTTTGACAACTCGTTAGGTTTATTCTCTCTTGTGGTCCTCTCGTGGCTATATTTAATAGCAATggtcttgaaaataaattagacTCATGTCATCTCAACTTGATATTACGTAACATCTAAGGATGTAGGGTATCAACATAAACCCCACCTAGGATAAATGAGCTATAAACATGTATTATAAATGAGTTATAAACATGTATTTGAACCTTATAATAAATAACTtaggtttaaaatttatttttcattatgagATAAATTTTGAGTCATTCAGACCAATAACTTAAGAAATACActcaactataaataaaaaatcacacgCACACATACGCTCTCTGAGCTCACACACACGGggtatatttcttatttttgtccTCATTATTGAAACATTGCAATAagttcaaatcaaatattttttttcccaccttttttatatatatatttttttccaaaatgactcataaattttatttcagaaattaaacaataagctaccaatttttcaagagaaagttgaaaattatccaataaaaagaattatttcatTATTCTGCTAAACAAAGACTTGAAATTCTTTTAAACATTTACGAATTGATCGATTCAAAAAGCGATATAATTCTTGGTAGTTGATGGTCCACCTTatagtgtgtttgtttttgcttttgtggttgaggttgtgGTTGGGTACAACCCATTTATGAACaaacctcaaccacaaaaagctattttttcttgttttttcttgttttttaatgggTTCCACACCTAAACCTCAACCTTCAcctcaaatacaaacacacacttagGATTATATCTTGAACTCAAGTTATATTCTATTTGAGGTACAAAGCTAAGATCAACTCAAAAGatcctaaatttttaaaaactaaactttttAAGGCTTTTTTTGACACATAAACAATTCTTCAGAACAAGAAGAATAGTCagcacaatgttttttttttttgctccgtttatttaaaattgtgtttataaaaaaaatatttttttaatattttttatgtaagaaatcatttttataaaataaaaatatattattttgagacTCCTAAATAcctttaagttaaaaaattaaaaataaaatgaactttgGCGTCGCCCGGGTTCGAACCGGAGACCTTCAGTGTGTTAGACTGACGTGATAACCAACTACACCACGACACCACTTTTGTTATGTTTGGAGATACCATTtacttattattaattaaatatgccGGTATGAAAGCAAATCGAGAAGGGTGCGGCGTTCTTGGTCAGCGAGGAGTGAATGGAGAGAATATTCGGGGAGACAGAGAGGCGGTGCATGTGGACTTGAAACGCCAGGCTATGAagtaaaggaaaagagaaggcaAGTAATTTCTTTAATGGCAGGTGGGTTTTTGCTGATCAACATTGACCtgtcccttttccttttcctttcctctcaCCTCACGCACTTTATTCCATCTCTTGAATTTTAGGCCGTTTCTCTCAAACACAAAAATCTCTTAATATCACAAATAACTTCCCTTTCAGACTCTCCTATTGTTGTTTTATCCTTCTCTCGAAGCTTAACTATCTTGGAGAAGAGGGGTTCTCTTTTTGTCATCTCCTGCCGTCACTCTACCATGGCTTCCTCGAGATGGATTAGGCCTGAGGTATGCTTTCCAACCGTAACATTGCAGTCATGTTTCTATTCTACTCtactctttaattaattttgatcatcagaaataataaataaaaagaagacaCTAAAACGTTCCATATGAAATGAAAACTCTTGCACTTGATTTTATTCATTACATTTTTTAAGGTCTGAGGGTTTTTAGATAAAGATCCATCGATTTTCTTTTGATGAACATGTAATAGGTGTTTCCACTCTTCGCATCTGTTGGCGTGGCAGTTGGGATTTGTGCGATGCAACTTGTGAGGAATATATGCACCAACCCTGAAGTGAGGTAATGCTGGTTGGATGTTGATGAATCTCAGGAATTATTGAGTGTGTGGTTTTGCTGATTATATTGTATATTGAAATGAATCGGTGGCTCAGGGTAACCAAAGAGAACAGGGCTGCAGGAGTGCTCGACAACTTTAAGGAGGGTGAGAACTATGCAGAACATGGTCTGAGGAAGTTTGTCCGAAACAAAACCCCCCAGATCATGCCATCTATCAACGGTTTCTTCTCAGACCCAGATCTTCCAACTAACTAAAACCGTTGGCATCTTTCTCGTCCGAGATTTGAAGAAAGAAGAGCGAtgcaaatattatttgtttcctCTTCGTTTTACTACAGATTTTTTATGTGATACTTTTTTTTACTATCATTAAAACATTATTGAATAATTACTATTGTTCATCTTCagatttcttttcttctgaattaataattttagctTTATTCTTTCGTATACTTCTAGTTCTTGTGCGATAATTGATTCTCGATTTCGATTACTGATTGTTAGTCTTAGTCCAGTACAAGATTTAACACTTGTTTCTACGGGGTTTAAAATCCTTTCACCTGCTGAGAGCAAATTTGCCTAGCTGATCCAGAAAGATGCTGGTGTGGGTTGATGATAGCCACTGTATCAATTCGTTCTCCGCATACATGTATTTTTCATAATCTCTCATTGTCTGAAATTGTTACACCAGCTTGCTAAGAAGATTGCCAATGAGGATCGATATCCTCCACCTCCAAATTTAATTACACCAAGTACTACTGAATCCCGTTCTCATAGATTAAACAAACAGGCTATAAGAAGAGAAGTGGAAATTACTGATACAAATTTCTTGAAACAGAAATCATGCCATGATGAACAACCCGATGACTTTTGGTGTTGCTTTTCAGCATTGCATCCTCAATTACTTTCAGGAAAAAACACggctcttaatttatttttaatttacatgaatAATATGTGCTTAGAGGACAGAGGTTTCCAGTTTATTCTTCTGCCTCTGCACTTGGGACATGATCCGCTTCATGCTCTCTGCTGAAAGCCTGTGATGAATATATCTTTGTTCATGGCTAGCATTCCAAACGCTCAGAAGGCGTGCTTGGAAGTCTTGGATCATGATTGATTTGAGCAGCCATGGAAATGCCCTGTATGAGATGAGAGCAACAAATCAAACAAGGAAATAAACGGAAATTCAAAGATCAGCAAATCTGCACTCGAATTTGAAGTGAAAGGAGTGGGAATGTGCTTCAGTGATCTTCGAAACTTCTGTTAATTTCCGCTGCTGAAGCTTTCACTCTATCTTTTCGTTGAAAAATCCCTTCAAACTTCTGTTTGGAACAAGTGTCTTTTGTAGCTAGAGAGCAAGTATCTTTTCAACTTTAGGATTCCATGATCTAATTTCTCATTATGGTAGAGGTTTCCGTGGTTCTTCAGACCTTTGCCCACTTCTCCAGCTAGAACTTCTCAGGGTTCGATTGCCATGTTAATTGATCGTATAGTATCCCCCAACGAAATATATGACCGGGCTCTAACCTGTGGCTGAGGACAAAAACACTGAGGTGCTTAATCTCCACTGCTTTCAAGATAGATCCTTACGGTAGTTACTCTTGGATTGATCTCCTCAAGAATTCTATGACCAACttcgaaaatgaagaagagttGTCCTTGAGCAACTTCACTGGGGAATCATACTCTACAACCTTGCCTATATTAATCAAGAAATTGGCAGAAATATAGTCAAATGATTTAAGGAATATAAAAGAAGTACATGCTGCCTATTGATGATTTGCTATGCTACTTTATGTCATCTAAATTCTAATGTTAATGATGGAGTTTGTGGAAATAGAGCATCTTGGTATTCTTATTTccgtttttccttttcattcctGACAGACACTGTAATCTTCTCTCAGCATGTAATATTTCGTTATTGCGTTTCGAggccaaaatcaagaaaataattgctCTCGAGTTTTCAGATCCATGTGTTTCCCATTTAATAGAATTAGAAGGCCATTAAACTGTAGACATGGTAGCAAACACCTTAAACTCTTGGAAGTGAGTTTAATCTATTGCTAGAGGCACAGGAATTTATAATGTTGGAAAAGTTCGCCTTACCATCTTCCAGAACCAAAATCAAGTCATTGTCAATGACAGTGGGTATTCGATGTGCCACAGTGATGACTGTGCATCTACTTGTTTCTTCTCGTATCGTGCCTTGAATGATATTATCTGTTTCTATATCAATGGAAGCTGTGGCTTCATCTAACACCAAAATTCTCCTCTTCTTTAGCAGCACCCTAGCCAGGCAAACAAGCTGCCTTTGTCCAACACTCCAGTTTTCTCCATCTTCAGAAACTGATCCATTCCCAGATTCCAGCATTCAGTACCCaagaaattgaatataaaaaactgaaaatgaaagaaaaacgaCTAAAAGGTTCGTTACATGAATGGTATATGTACCTGGTGCATCAAGAAGTCTTTTGTCTCGTTTCACTATATCTGCAAGGCGGCATTTGTTGAGAACCTGTAAAGGCAAATTGGCTGAGTGAACAACGTATATTGAAATCCTATTTCAGTGAGAAAGAGTTTTGATTCTACCTCCCAGATTTCTTGATCTGAATGTTTCTCCAAAGGATCCAAATTAGTTCTTACGGTTCCTTGAAACAATGTGGGATCCTGAGGAATTATACCAAGCCTGGACCTCAAGTCCTGCAAACCTATCTTGGAAATATCCAGTCCATCAATAAGAATCTGTCCTCCTGAGGGCTCGATCACTCGAAAGAGAGCTTGAATCAGAGTAGACTTTCCGCTTCCTGTCCTGCCCACAACACCGATTTTCTTTCCTCCAGGGAAGGTGCAAGTTATCCCTTTGAGAACCTTTGGGAGAGAAGGACTATATTGAACATCAAGGCCTATAAGTTCAACTCTTCCATCCACTGGCCATTCAGGCTTCGGCCGACAATCTTCAATCACTAGAGGAGCTTCACTAGGTATGTTAGTGAATTGTAGAATTCTTTCAACtgaaatcattttgttttcaacGTTGCATAAGTTCCATATAACCCAAGCCTGAAGAACACTCAAGTTCAGACCATAGGTAGCTGCGAGCCCTGCCAAGCCTGAGATCCATTCAACCATCCATTaaactaaaagaataaaattgtttaCGTTTCAGCTTCTATGAAAGAACTGGAAATGAGTGAAAGTTGTAAATATGCTTCTACTGGTCTATATTTCCATGTTCTATCAACAATCAACCACAACTATGCTTAGGGATTATTACAACAGTAAGCAATTGATCACAAGCAATAGCATcgtctttgatttgttttcttgttttcacttctcagtgaaaaataaatatactacaGATGGTTGATTCAAATATGTGCTACTAGACAAATTTCATTATTccatttcttctcttctctgaaGCTTCCTTAATAGAATCTAGTAGGTGAAGTTAGTTCTGTTTTCAAGTTTTGTCAGTATCTGCCCTTCCATCATTTACTAGACATGGCACTATTTGTGATATTCATTTACAAAGTTCCAAATATTCATGGTTGCGCATTGGTGTGCATAGTTTCTCGTGATGTTGGATCACTAAAGATGTGAGATAAGAGGAGCTCACTGGGATCAATGGCTGACTTAGGAAGGTTGACCAAGATGATCAGAACAAGAAAGAACCCAAGGTTGAAGAGAAAGTTGATCCGAATGCACAGCCATTCCATGGTGCCTGAGTTGTGAAAGACAATGCGAGAATAATCATCAATTATGCTAAGGCTTCTCATCAGAAAGCGTTCTTCTTGATTGAAACAGCGAATTGTCGCTGCTCCTGTTATAGATTCTGAAAAATGATGCAAGATAGGAGCCTTTCTGATTCCAACCATCCTGGCTAATTCTCTAGCAGTTGAAATATAATAAGCCTGCAGAAAATTTTGATTAAGCACCTCAATGTTTAGATATGAGTTGAATGGGATGAATCATCTAAGGTCTGGACTAAAAATATTCGTGCATTTTCTCGTTGGCCGGTGCGGCATAAATGATAAGGAACTGTTCTTGTATTTAAGTGGATTTTGGCTATGGAGATCAcccaaataagaaattaatgcaaattatatttatgtttctccACATGATACTGCCAAGCTGCCAAATATCTCTTCATGGGGATGATATg from Populus alba chromosome 8, ASM523922v2, whole genome shotgun sequence encodes the following:
- the LOC118053503 gene encoding uncharacterized protein gives rise to the protein MASSRWIRPEVFPLFASVGVAVGICAMQLVRNICTNPEVRVTKENRAAGVLDNFKEGENYAEHGLRKFVRNKTPQIMPSINGFFSDPDLPTN